In Hydrogenoanaerobacterium saccharovorans, a single window of DNA contains:
- a CDS encoding RrF2 family transcriptional regulator, with the protein MKMSTKGRYGLRLMLDIALNSGERPVALKDVAARQEISEKYLEQIIIRLSKADLVRGTRGARGGYVLSREPEQISVGDILRVVEGNLSPVDCADCSGQSECSRADNCITIDLWRDMKAALESVVDNRTLADLVASYHKKNPDEQ; encoded by the coding sequence ATGAAGATGTCTACAAAAGGAAGATACGGACTTAGATTGATGCTGGATATTGCTTTAAACAGCGGAGAAAGACCGGTTGCCTTAAAAGATGTAGCTGCAAGGCAGGAAATCAGCGAAAAATATCTAGAGCAGATTATCATTAGGCTTTCAAAAGCAGACCTTGTTCGCGGCACACGCGGTGCACGCGGCGGTTATGTATTGTCGCGCGAACCCGAACAAATTTCGGTTGGAGATATTCTTCGCGTAGTGGAGGGCAACCTCTCGCCTGTTGATTGTGCAGATTGTTCGGGGCAAAGCGAATGCAGCCGTGCCGACAATTGCATTACTATCGACTTGTGGCGCGATATGAAAGCGGCATTAGAAAGTGTAGTTGATAACCGCACATTAGCAGATTTGGTAGCGAGCTACCATAAGAAAAACCCCGATGAACAATAA
- a CDS encoding alpha-hydroxy-acid oxidizing protein: MTYQEIMENARKNMGGFCNACKECNGVVCKTKIPGPGAKGTGEVFQRNYAKLQEIKINLDTIFEDEPVDTSVELFGKKFRYPVFAAPIGAMKLHYGEMHDDITYNVELVAGCKDAGIAAFTGDGINPQVYGGALQSIKAAGGIGVPTIKPWDVELVKEKIRQAEEADAMAVATDIDASGLALLKNVPTPVSPKSVAELREITQSTKLPVIVKGIMTVRGALKALEAGAYGIVISNHGGRVLDQTPATVEVLPAIAQAVGGRMKIFIDGGIRTGLDVFKVLALGADAVLIGRPYVTAVYGGGAEGAVVYTQKVGIELAETMAMTGANKLSDINKEMLYL; this comes from the coding sequence ATGACCTATCAGGAAATAATGGAAAATGCACGCAAAAACATGGGCGGCTTTTGCAACGCTTGTAAAGAATGCAACGGCGTTGTATGCAAAACAAAAATCCCCGGCCCCGGGGCAAAAGGGACGGGCGAGGTGTTTCAGCGCAACTATGCAAAGCTGCAAGAGATTAAAATTAATCTGGACACCATTTTTGAAGATGAGCCGGTGGATACCTCGGTGGAACTGTTCGGTAAAAAATTTCGGTATCCTGTATTTGCTGCACCCATTGGTGCTATGAAACTGCACTACGGCGAGATGCACGACGATATTACCTACAATGTGGAACTGGTTGCCGGCTGTAAAGACGCAGGAATTGCGGCATTCACGGGTGATGGTATCAACCCCCAGGTGTATGGCGGTGCACTCCAATCGATTAAGGCGGCGGGCGGTATTGGTGTGCCTACCATCAAGCCGTGGGATGTGGAACTGGTAAAGGAAAAAATCAGACAAGCAGAAGAGGCAGATGCCATGGCGGTTGCAACCGATATTGATGCTTCCGGTTTGGCACTGCTCAAAAACGTGCCCACACCCGTATCCCCTAAATCGGTGGCAGAACTGCGCGAAATTACTCAAAGTACCAAGCTGCCCGTTATCGTTAAAGGTATTATGACGGTGCGCGGTGCGCTCAAAGCACTGGAGGCAGGGGCATACGGTATTGTAATTTCCAACCATGGCGGGCGCGTGCTCGATCAAACCCCCGCGACTGTCGAGGTGCTCCCCGCTATAGCACAAGCGGTGGGCGGCAGGATGAAAATTTTCATTGATGGCGGCATCCGTACGGGCTTGGATGTATTCAAGGTGCTTGCTTTGGGTGCCGATGCCGTGCTGATTGGCAGACCTTACGTGACCGCTGTTTACGGCGGCGGTGCCGAGGGCGCTGTGGTATATACGCAAAAGGTAGGCATCGAACTTGCCGAAACTATGGCGATGACAGGGGCAAACAAGCTTTCGGATATCAACAAGGAGATGCTTTACCTGTAA
- a CDS encoding AEC family transporter: MEIVLIVIKQVAVMFLLMGIGFYTAKTKMLTQESARNFSGLLLTIVMPALLIRAYQQDFNPNKLKGLMLAFALAIVFHIIAIAVSHFLVKKREGNAYRVEILAAVYSNCGFMGVPLLQATLGDDGVFYGAAFIGVFNVLTWTHGVMTLTAQKRIKAKNLLGNPAMIGLTIGLVLFFTGLRLPGVLGDTVSFVADLNTPLAMIITGVFLSQVNFKVAVTDSKVYFSTMIRLVLLPLIMLVLLKCLPIASMFPGADTAAFSHIIACACPTAASSVLLISKLGYDSTHGAEILAVSTLLSMLTLPLFVLLFSIVPPLVG, from the coding sequence ATGGAGATTGTACTAATAGTCATCAAACAAGTAGCGGTTATGTTTTTGCTGATGGGAATTGGATTTTATACTGCCAAAACAAAAATGCTCACACAAGAATCTGCCCGAAATTTTTCGGGATTGCTTCTTACGATTGTAATGCCGGCACTGCTTATTCGCGCCTATCAGCAAGACTTTAACCCGAATAAGTTAAAAGGGCTGATGCTGGCTTTTGCACTCGCTATCGTATTCCACATCATTGCAATTGCTGTAAGCCATTTTTTAGTGAAAAAGCGCGAAGGCAATGCTTACCGTGTAGAAATTCTTGCTGCAGTTTATTCCAACTGCGGCTTTATGGGGGTACCGCTGCTGCAGGCAACGCTGGGTGACGATGGTGTGTTTTACGGCGCGGCTTTTATTGGTGTGTTCAATGTACTGACATGGACACATGGTGTTATGACACTGACTGCACAAAAACGTATCAAAGCCAAAAACCTGCTTGGTAACCCCGCCATGATTGGGCTTACAATTGGTTTGGTACTGTTTTTTACCGGGCTGCGTCTGCCCGGAGTGCTGGGAGATACCGTAAGTTTTGTTGCAGACCTTAACACCCCGCTCGCAATGATTATTACAGGTGTATTTTTATCGCAGGTAAACTTTAAGGTTGCCGTTACCGATTCAAAAGTTTATTTTTCCACCATGATTCGCTTGGTTTTGTTACCGCTGATTATGCTTGTACTGCTGAAATGTCTGCCCATTGCCTCTATGTTCCCGGGTGCAGACACCGCTGCATTTTCGCATATCATTGCATGTGCCTGCCCAACAGCAGCAAGCTCCGTTCTGCTGATTTCAAAGCTGGGGTACGACAGCACGCACGGCGCAGAGATTTTAGCGGTTTCCACCTTACTTTCTATGCTGACACTACCTCTGTTTGTACTGTTGTTCAGCATTGTTCCGCCGCTTGTAGGATAA